One Sanguibacter sp. HDW7 DNA window includes the following coding sequences:
- the infB gene encoding translation initiation factor IF-2 has product MAKIRVYELAKELGVESKELMTKLNDMGEFVRSASSTIEAPVVRRLRDALPAKAPEAAAEAPAKRPAAPKAPAKAAPAPEAPAPVAEAPAAPAPAAPAAPTPAPAAPAPSAPAAAAPAAPRPGAPRPGPASERPARGPRPGNNPFAPSQGMPRGERSGGPRPGNNPFAPSQGMPRPGARPAPAASDAAATGERSGGPRPGGPRPGAPRPGGPRPNPGMMPGKTQLGRPGAGAGAGAGGGRPGGGGGRGGYGGGGGGAARPGGGGPGAGGGGGFAGRPGGGGGGRPGGAGRGSTQGAFGRAGGRPVRGRKSKRAKRQEFEQMQAPSLGGVQVPRGDGSTIVRLRHGSSLNDFADKIDANPASLVTVLFHLGEMATATQSLDEDTFGSLGAELGYVIEMVSAEEEDRELLEAFDIDLDAELEGESDEDLLPRPPVVTVMGHVDHGKTRLLDAIRRTDVVSGEAGGITQHIGAYQVRREHEGIDRALTFIDTPGHEAFTAMRARGAEVTDIAILVVAADDGVMPQTVEALNHAQAAGVPIVVAVNKIDKESANPAKIRQQLTEYNLVAEEYGGDTMFVDVSARQGLHIDELIEAVLLTADAALDMRANPNKDARGVAIEANLDKGRGAVATVLVQQGTLRVGDAIVAGTAYGRVRAMFDEHGNTVDEATPSRPVQVLGLTSVPRAGDNFLVASDDRTARQIAEKRSAAERAATLAKRRKRISLEDFTKALELGKVETLNLVIKGDVSGAVEALEDSLLKIDVGEEVQLRVIHRGVGAITQNDVNLATVDNAVIIGFNVRTAERVAEMADREGVDIKFYSVIYQAIDDVEAAMKGLLKPEYEEVQLGSAEIREVFRSSKFGNIAGSIVRSGIIRRNTKARVLRGGVVIGDNLSIESLKRFKDDATEVREGYECGIGLGSFNDLQAEDVIETWEMREKPRA; this is encoded by the coding sequence GTGGCAAAGATCCGCGTGTACGAGCTCGCCAAGGAGCTCGGTGTGGAGAGCAAGGAGCTCATGACGAAGCTCAACGACATGGGTGAGTTCGTCAGGTCGGCGTCGTCGACCATCGAAGCACCCGTCGTTCGTCGTCTGCGCGACGCGCTCCCGGCAAAGGCCCCCGAGGCCGCTGCCGAGGCGCCCGCGAAGCGTCCTGCGGCGCCCAAGGCGCCCGCGAAGGCCGCCCCGGCACCCGAGGCGCCCGCGCCCGTCGCCGAGGCACCTGCGGCGCCCGCGCCCGCCGCCCCGGCGGCACCGACCCCCGCACCTGCAGCTCCGGCCCCGTCCGCCCCTGCGGCCGCGGCCCCGGCCGCGCCGCGTCCCGGCGCGCCCCGTCCCGGCCCCGCGTCCGAGCGTCCCGCTCGCGGTCCGCGCCCGGGCAACAACCCGTTCGCGCCCAGCCAGGGGATGCCCCGTGGCGAGCGCTCCGGCGGTCCCCGCCCGGGCAACAACCCGTTCGCGCCCAGCCAGGGCATGCCCCGTCCCGGTGCGCGTCCGGCTCCTGCGGCGTCCGACGCTGCCGCGACGGGCGAGCGCTCCGGCGGTCCCCGTCCCGGCGGTCCCCGTCCGGGCGCCCCGCGTCCGGGTGGTCCCCGTCCTAACCCCGGCATGATGCCCGGCAAGACGCAGCTCGGTCGTCCGGGCGCGGGTGCCGGCGCAGGTGCGGGTGGCGGACGTCCCGGTGGCGGCGGCGGTCGCGGCGGCTACGGCGGTGGCGGCGGCGGTGCAGCTCGTCCCGGCGGCGGTGGCCCCGGTGCTGGTGGCGGCGGCGGCTTCGCCGGTCGTCCCGGCGGCGGTGGCGGCGGTCGTCCCGGTGGTGCCGGTCGTGGCAGCACGCAGGGTGCCTTCGGGCGCGCCGGCGGCCGCCCCGTGCGCGGACGGAAGTCGAAGCGCGCGAAGCGGCAGGAGTTCGAGCAGATGCAGGCGCCGTCGCTCGGCGGCGTGCAGGTCCCCCGTGGGGACGGCTCGACGATCGTCCGCCTGCGTCACGGCTCGTCGCTCAACGACTTCGCCGACAAGATCGACGCGAACCCCGCCTCGCTCGTCACGGTGCTCTTCCACCTCGGTGAGATGGCGACCGCGACGCAGTCGCTCGACGAGGACACCTTCGGGTCGCTCGGCGCCGAGCTCGGCTACGTCATCGAGATGGTCTCGGCCGAGGAGGAGGACCGCGAGCTGCTCGAGGCCTTCGACATCGACCTTGACGCCGAGCTCGAGGGCGAGTCCGACGAGGACCTGCTCCCGCGTCCTCCGGTCGTCACCGTCATGGGCCACGTCGACCACGGCAAGACGCGTCTTCTCGACGCGATCCGCCGGACCGACGTCGTCTCGGGCGAGGCCGGCGGCATCACGCAGCACATCGGTGCCTACCAGGTGCGTCGTGAGCACGAGGGCATCGACCGTGCGCTGACGTTCATCGACACCCCGGGTCACGAGGCCTTCACGGCCATGCGTGCCCGTGGTGCCGAGGTCACCGACATCGCGATCCTCGTGGTCGCGGCCGACGACGGCGTCATGCCGCAGACGGTCGAGGCGCTCAACCACGCCCAGGCCGCCGGTGTCCCGATCGTCGTCGCGGTCAACAAGATCGACAAGGAGTCCGCGAACCCCGCGAAGATCCGTCAGCAGCTCACCGAGTACAACCTGGTGGCTGAGGAGTACGGCGGCGACACGATGTTCGTCGACGTCTCCGCGCGTCAGGGTCTGCACATCGACGAGCTCATCGAGGCGGTCCTCCTCACGGCGGACGCCGCGCTCGACATGCGTGCGAACCCCAACAAGGACGCGCGCGGTGTCGCGATCGAGGCGAACCTCGACAAGGGCCGCGGTGCGGTCGCGACGGTCCTCGTCCAGCAGGGCACGCTCCGCGTCGGCGACGCGATCGTCGCGGGCACGGCCTACGGCCGTGTGCGTGCGATGTTCGACGAGCACGGCAACACCGTCGACGAGGCGACCCCGTCGCGTCCGGTCCAGGTGCTCGGTCTCACGTCGGTGCCGCGCGCTGGCGACAACTTCCTCGTGGCGTCGGACGACCGCACGGCCCGCCAGATCGCTGAGAAGCGTTCGGCGGCCGAGCGTGCGGCGACCCTCGCGAAGCGTCGCAAGCGCATCAGCCTCGAGGACTTCACGAAGGCCCTCGAGCTCGGCAAGGTCGAGACGCTCAACCTCGTCATCAAGGGTGACGTCTCCGGTGCGGTCGAGGCCCTCGAGGACTCGCTGCTCAAGATCGACGTCGGCGAAGAGGTCCAGCTGCGTGTCATCCACCGCGGTGTCGGTGCGATCACGCAGAACGACGTCAACCTCGCGACGGTCGACAACGCCGTCATCATCGGCTTCAACGTCCGCACCGCGGAGCGTGTCGCCGAGATGGCGGACCGCGAGGGTGTCGACATCAAGTTCTACTCGGTGATCTACCAGGCGATCGACGACGTCGAGGCGGCCATGAAGGGCCTCCTCAAGCCGGAGTACGAGGAGGTGCAGCTGGGCTCCGCGGAGATTCGCGAGGTCTTCCGCTCCTCGAAGTTCGGCAACATCGCCGGTTCGATCGTCCGGTCGGGCATCATCCGTCGCAACACCAAGGCGCGCGTCCTGCGTGGCGGCGTCGTCATCGGCGACAACCTCTCGATCGAGTCGCTCAAGCGGTTCAAGGACGACGCGACCGAGGTCCGCGAGGGCTACGAGTGCGGTATCGGACTCGGGTCGTTCAACGACCTCCAGGCCGAGGACGTCATCGAGACGTGGGAGATGCGCGAGAAGCCTCGCGCGTGA
- the rbfA gene encoding 30S ribosome-binding factor RbfA, with the protein MSDSPRARKVADRIKEVVARMLDTRIKDPRLGFVTITDVRVTGDLQSASIFYTVLGDEDARTGSAAALKSATGIIRSEVGKQLGTRLTPTIEFHLDAVPETAAHLEAALDEARRRDAELEQSRRGATFAGEADPYRRPEDDEDDEA; encoded by the coding sequence ATGTCTGACAGCCCCCGCGCACGCAAGGTGGCCGACCGCATCAAGGAGGTCGTCGCGCGCATGCTCGACACGCGGATCAAGGATCCGCGTCTCGGCTTCGTGACGATCACCGACGTGCGTGTCACCGGTGACCTGCAGTCCGCCTCGATCTTCTACACGGTCCTCGGTGACGAGGACGCCCGGACGGGTTCCGCCGCTGCTCTGAAGAGCGCGACGGGCATCATCCGTTCCGAGGTCGGCAAGCAGCTCGGGACGCGGCTCACGCCGACGATCGAGTTCCACCTCGACGCGGTCCCGGAGACCGCGGCCCACCTCGAGGCCGCGCTCGACGAGGCGCGTCGTCGTGACGCCGAGCTCGAGCAGTCGCGCCGTGGCGCGACCTTTGCCGGTGAGGCCGACCCGTACCGCCGTCCTGAGGACGACGAGGACGACGAGGCCTGA
- a CDS encoding bifunctional riboflavin kinase/FAD synthetase gives MTPRAPRRPDTRAWPPAPDGVVVVDKPAGMTSHDVVAKVRWLARTRKVGHAGTLDPMATGVLVLGVGRATRALTYLVGADKEYVTTIRLGRSTSTDDAQGDVVTTSDAGHVTADALLEVAAGLTGEILQVPSTVSAIKVDGRRAYDLARAGEDVELEARPVTVARFELGEPRRVEVDGVTMLDVDATVECSSGTYVRALARDLGAALGVGAHLTALRRTRVGGVRIEDAHSLDALVARAELEHLPVPVVGAADALAGTMPRHTLTAEDALAVVHGRRLARGTTTASTVAGVDGAGRLVAVLERSGAWLKPVTVFMTPDEVTPEDVPVDDGRARVWRSLAEVPTDLGPTVVTIGNFDGVHLGHQEVLGVVVERARARGAAAVAVTFTPHPRAVHLPEEPLRLVTSPSQRRELLGATGLDGVLELDYTLELAAQSPREFVESCFVRGLGASAVVVGRDVRLGAGNSGNLETLAALGAEHGFDVVTVEDLGVGGGRWSSTAARRLLDDGDVTRAARILGRHHRLRAEVVHGDARGRTIGFPTANLSQDVEGLVPADGVYAGWMLRAGGGPEAVLPAAVSIGTNPTFDGTQRRVEAYVLDRTDLDLYGEVVELELVRHLRPTLRFTSVEELVTQMDADVEQVREVLAADDRPAARR, from the coding sequence GTGACCCCCCGTGCTCCTCGCCGCCCTGACACCCGTGCCTGGCCCCCCGCGCCGGACGGCGTCGTCGTCGTCGACAAGCCGGCCGGCATGACGAGCCACGACGTCGTCGCGAAGGTCCGCTGGCTCGCGCGGACGCGCAAGGTCGGTCACGCGGGGACGCTCGACCCCATGGCGACGGGCGTCCTCGTCCTCGGGGTCGGGCGCGCGACGCGCGCCCTCACGTACCTCGTGGGAGCGGACAAGGAGTACGTGACGACGATCCGGCTCGGCCGGTCGACGTCGACGGACGACGCGCAGGGCGACGTCGTGACGACCTCCGACGCAGGCCACGTGACTGCCGACGCGCTGCTCGAGGTCGCTGCGGGCCTCACTGGCGAGATCCTCCAGGTGCCGAGCACGGTCTCAGCGATCAAGGTCGACGGCCGGCGTGCGTACGACCTCGCGCGGGCCGGGGAGGACGTCGAGCTCGAGGCGCGACCGGTGACCGTCGCGCGGTTCGAGCTCGGGGAGCCGCGCCGGGTCGAGGTCGACGGCGTGACGATGCTCGACGTCGACGCGACGGTCGAGTGCTCGTCCGGCACGTACGTGCGTGCGCTCGCGCGGGATCTCGGCGCGGCGCTCGGCGTGGGTGCGCACCTCACGGCGCTGCGGCGCACGCGCGTGGGCGGCGTGCGGATCGAGGACGCGCACTCGCTCGACGCCCTGGTGGCCCGGGCGGAGCTCGAGCACCTCCCGGTGCCCGTCGTCGGCGCGGCCGACGCGCTGGCCGGGACGATGCCGAGGCACACGCTCACCGCGGAGGACGCTCTCGCGGTGGTCCACGGCCGGCGTCTCGCGCGAGGTACGACGACGGCGTCGACCGTTGCGGGCGTCGACGGCGCCGGCAGGCTCGTCGCGGTGCTCGAGCGTTCGGGGGCGTGGCTCAAGCCGGTGACCGTCTTCATGACGCCCGACGAGGTGACGCCCGAGGACGTGCCCGTCGACGACGGCAGGGCTCGCGTGTGGCGCTCGCTCGCGGAGGTCCCGACGGACCTCGGCCCGACGGTCGTGACGATCGGCAACTTCGACGGCGTGCACCTCGGGCACCAGGAGGTGCTCGGTGTCGTCGTCGAGCGTGCCCGGGCCCGTGGCGCTGCCGCGGTCGCGGTGACGTTCACGCCGCACCCGCGGGCGGTGCACCTGCCCGAGGAGCCCCTGCGCCTCGTGACGAGCCCGTCCCAGCGGCGCGAGCTGCTCGGCGCGACGGGTCTCGACGGTGTCCTCGAGCTCGACTACACGCTCGAGCTCGCGGCGCAGTCGCCGCGGGAGTTCGTCGAGTCCTGCTTCGTGCGCGGGCTCGGGGCGTCGGCCGTCGTCGTCGGTCGCGACGTGCGTCTGGGCGCGGGCAACTCCGGCAACCTTGAGACGCTCGCCGCGCTCGGGGCCGAGCACGGCTTCGACGTCGTCACGGTCGAGGACCTCGGCGTCGGCGGCGGGCGCTGGTCGTCGACCGCGGCCCGGCGCCTGCTGGACGACGGCGACGTGACCCGGGCGGCGCGGATCCTCGGCCGGCACCACCGGCTGCGGGCCGAGGTCGTCCACGGCGATGCCCGGGGCCGCACGATCGGCTTCCCGACGGCGAACCTCTCCCAGGACGTCGAGGGGCTCGTGCCTGCGGACGGCGTGTACGCCGGCTGGATGCTCCGCGCCGGGGGAGGTCCGGAGGCCGTTCTGCCCGCCGCCGTCTCGATCGGTACGAACCCGACGTTCGACGGGACCCAGCGCCGTGTCGAGGCGTACGTGCTCGACCGCACGGATCTTGATCTCTACGGCGAGGTCGTCGAGCTCGAACTCGTCCGGCACCTGCGCCCGACGCTGCGTTTCACGTCCGTCGAGGAGCTCGTCACGCAGATGGACGCGGACGTCGAGCAGGTGCGCGAGGTGCTCGCGGCCGACGATCGCCCCGCCGCGCGTCGCTGA
- a CDS encoding N-acetylmuramoyl-L-alanine amidase has product MRRLVSAATVAALTVAGLALPVVSMPVAVATPVTPELASVAIEGVDARAAAQPGALDAPPEGLVDAATEHAVAVEDALAPTPVVEAEELAPLSDASDPDLAALTPLTRTGTFTAAGVTWDASSGEEILEITVRIREGGEWSEWVALPVSEALATSDRAGTEPLVSAGADGVQARVRTASGREPAGLRIDLVDAGSSRADAAVGTTGALATASAATGAVLRPKVVTRAEWGADEKLRSSWGPQDQSASLAAMYVHHTVNRNDYAQKDAAKLVRSVYAYHTQSMKWPDIGYQFLVDRFGTLYEGRYGAIDTLPIGAQAGGYNTTTIGISAIGNFENADNLPVGKPNGKVDGPSAAMLESIAQLLAWKAYEHGLDPRGTARLYTGTSTKSGVHAKPGETITVNVIQGHRDTNITACPGKTLYAKLGSIRDRVDALVDAALAQHGPAQPVLPAPVPDAHTTQQSPAQLTTQQVYTWQPVVGAVGYELLERPASHGAAFADARGWRTIATVTNPRATLTVSPGVNRLVVVRAIAASGERGAMVDLVRATRPVAQSSLAFSPSWKAQTANGAVDGALRATTGKGATVKVTSVRGARRIVLVGEEGPGNGRASVAVGSTVLGEVSWDAPTVAPAAVRVVDVPKAVSGTVTVRTLDSASRVALTSLAFPRWATTGDPVSSPPGGGGTQSPTPAPTPVPTPAPTPVPTPLPAAPAKPTLRAPGATVAPVRLVADSTLRWNAAARATSYEVLVRSAAHGAKLGAWRVAKRTTSRSYTLRLGYGRTAEVAVVAVGKSGRSARASFPLITRHVAPSSVQRSTGKVGWSTVRDTRYLRGVAWSTKAKSARLRVTRSKDVRTIQVTAASGRGYGRVAVYTGTKRVATFSTSSSRTKHLVRYTVRLPKKFSGTVTVKTLDRKTVRISAVTTAR; this is encoded by the coding sequence ATGCGCAGGCTCGTCTCGGCTGCGACCGTCGCCGCTCTGACCGTGGCGGGCCTCGCGCTTCCGGTCGTCTCGATGCCCGTCGCCGTCGCGACACCCGTGACGCCCGAGCTCGCGAGCGTCGCGATCGAGGGGGTCGACGCGCGCGCCGCGGCCCAGCCGGGCGCGCTCGACGCACCGCCCGAGGGCCTCGTGGACGCGGCGACCGAGCATGCCGTCGCGGTCGAGGACGCGCTCGCACCCACTCCTGTCGTCGAGGCCGAGGAGCTCGCGCCGCTCAGCGACGCGAGCGACCCTGACCTGGCGGCGCTCACGCCGCTCACGCGCACAGGGACCTTCACCGCGGCCGGTGTCACGTGGGACGCGTCGTCGGGCGAGGAGATCCTCGAGATCACGGTGCGCATCCGCGAGGGCGGTGAGTGGAGCGAGTGGGTCGCGCTGCCGGTGAGCGAGGCGCTCGCGACGTCCGACCGCGCGGGCACCGAGCCCCTCGTCTCAGCGGGCGCCGACGGCGTCCAGGCACGCGTCCGCACTGCCTCGGGACGCGAGCCGGCAGGGCTGCGCATCGACCTCGTCGACGCAGGCAGCTCGCGCGCGGATGCCGCCGTCGGTACGACGGGCGCGCTCGCGACGGCCTCGGCCGCGACAGGTGCGGTGCTGCGACCGAAGGTCGTCACGCGCGCCGAGTGGGGTGCCGACGAGAAGCTCCGCAGCTCGTGGGGCCCGCAGGACCAGTCGGCGAGCCTCGCGGCGATGTACGTCCACCACACGGTCAACCGCAACGACTATGCGCAGAAGGACGCGGCGAAGCTCGTCCGCAGCGTGTACGCCTACCACACGCAGTCGATGAAGTGGCCGGACATCGGCTACCAGTTCCTCGTCGACCGCTTCGGGACCCTCTACGAGGGCCGCTACGGTGCGATCGACACGCTGCCGATCGGTGCGCAGGCCGGTGGTTATAACACGACGACGATCGGCATCTCCGCGATCGGCAACTTCGAGAACGCCGACAACCTCCCCGTGGGCAAGCCCAACGGCAAGGTCGACGGACCCTCGGCGGCCATGCTCGAGTCGATCGCACAGCTCCTCGCGTGGAAGGCGTACGAGCACGGGCTCGACCCGCGCGGAACCGCGCGGCTCTACACCGGCACGAGCACCAAGAGCGGTGTCCACGCCAAGCCCGGCGAGACGATCACTGTCAACGTCATCCAGGGGCACCGCGACACGAACATCACGGCGTGCCCCGGCAAGACGCTCTACGCCAAGCTCGGCAGCATCCGTGACCGCGTCGACGCGCTCGTCGACGCGGCGCTCGCACAGCACGGCCCTGCGCAGCCCGTCCTGCCCGCGCCCGTGCCCGACGCGCACACGACCCAGCAGAGCCCCGCACAGCTGACGACTCAGCAGGTCTACACGTGGCAGCCCGTCGTGGGCGCGGTCGGCTACGAGCTCCTCGAGCGCCCGGCGTCGCACGGCGCCGCGTTCGCCGACGCTCGTGGCTGGCGCACGATCGCGACCGTGACGAACCCGAGGGCGACGCTCACCGTGAGCCCCGGCGTCAACCGTCTCGTCGTCGTGCGGGCGATCGCGGCCTCGGGGGAGCGTGGCGCGATGGTCGACCTCGTCCGCGCGACCCGTCCGGTCGCGCAGTCCTCGCTCGCGTTCTCGCCGAGCTGGAAGGCGCAGACCGCGAACGGTGCTGTCGACGGCGCGCTGCGCGCGACGACCGGCAAGGGCGCCACGGTCAAGGTGACCTCGGTGCGTGGCGCGCGCCGGATCGTCCTCGTCGGCGAGGAGGGCCCCGGCAACGGTCGTGCGAGCGTCGCCGTCGGCTCGACCGTGCTCGGAGAGGTCAGCTGGGACGCGCCGACAGTCGCGCCCGCGGCCGTCCGCGTCGTCGACGTTCCGAAGGCCGTCTCCGGGACCGTCACGGTGCGGACGCTCGACAGCGCGTCGCGCGTCGCGCTCACGTCGCTCGCGTTCCCGCGCTGGGCGACGACCGGCGACCCGGTCTCGTCCCCGCCCGGAGGCGGCGGCACGCAGAGCCCGACCCCCGCCCCGACGCCCGTCCCGACCCCCGCCCCGACGCCCGTCCCGACGCCGCTCCCGGCCGCACCCGCCAAGCCGACGCTCCGGGCGCCCGGCGCCACGGTCGCGCCGGTCCGTCTCGTGGCCGACTCGACGCTGCGCTGGAACGCGGCGGCCCGCGCGACGAGCTATGAGGTCCTCGTCCGCTCCGCCGCGCACGGCGCCAAGCTCGGTGCATGGCGCGTCGCCAAGCGCACGACGTCCCGTTCCTACACGCTGCGCCTGGGCTACGGACGCACCGCCGAGGTCGCGGTCGTCGCGGTGGGCAAGAGTGGTCGCTCGGCGCGGGCGTCGTTCCCCCTCATCACGAGGCACGTCGCGCCGAGCTCGGTGCAGCGGTCGACGGGGAAGGTCGGCTGGTCGACGGTCCGTGACACGCGCTACCTGCGCGGGGTGGCCTGGTCGACCAAGGCGAAGAGCGCGCGCCTGCGCGTGACGAGGTCCAAGGACGTCCGGACGATCCAGGTGACCGCGGCGAGCGGACGTGGCTACGGACGCGTCGCGGTCTACACGGGCACCAAGCGGGTCGCGACGTTCTCGACGTCGTCGAGCAGGACGAAGCACCTCGTGCGGTACACGGTGAGGCTCCCGAAGAAGTTCTCGGGGACCGTCACGGTCAAGACGCTCGACCGGAAGACGGTGCGGATCAGCGCCGTGACGACCGCCCGCTGA
- the rpsO gene encoding 30S ribosomal protein S15, with translation MPLDKATKQSIMSEYATHEGDTGSPEVQIAMLTQRIKDLTEHLKEHKHDHHSRRGLLLLVGQRRRLLGYLQKVDIARYRSLIERLGLRR, from the coding sequence GTGCCCCTCGACAAGGCCACCAAGCAGTCCATCATGTCCGAGTACGCGACCCACGAGGGCGACACCGGTTCCCCCGAGGTCCAGATCGCGATGCTCACGCAGCGCATCAAGGACCTCACGGAGCACCTCAAGGAGCACAAGCACGACCACCACAGCCGTCGTGGCCTGCTCCTCCTCGTCGGCCAGCGTCGCCGCCTCCTCGGCTACCTCCAGAAGGTCGACATCGCGCGCTACCGCAGCCTCATCGAGCGCCTCGGCCTGCGCCGCTGA
- a CDS encoding polyribonucleotide nucleotidyltransferase, whose translation MEGPEIQFAEAVIDNGRFGTRTVRFETGRLAKQAAGAVVAYLDGDTMLLSATTAGKYPKDHFDFFPLTIDVEERQYAAGKIPGSFFRREGRPSTEAILACRLVDRPLRPLFVKGLRNEVQVVLTVMAIHPDDSYDTLAINAASASTQLSGLPFSGPVAGVRIALIDGQWVAFPRYSERERATFDMVVAGRVVGDDVAIAMIEAEAPEASWNLIHDEGAVAPTEEVVAQGLEASKPFIKALVEAQVALAQAAAKETQVFPTFPDYQADAFAAVEAAATAALGDALSIADKQDRENRLDEIKAEIVAQLSGDFEGREKELSAAYRSLQKQLIRQRILTDGFRIDGRGLRDIRTLSAEVEVLPRVHGSALFERGETQILGVTTLNMLRMEQQLDTLAPETRKRYMHHYNFPPYSTGETGRVGSPKRREIGHGALAERAIVPVLPGREDFPYAIRQVSEALGSNGSTSMGSVCAATLSLLNAGVPLRAPVAGIAMGLVSDTVNGETRYAALTDILGAEDAFGDMDFKVAGTRKFVTAIQLDTKLDGIPAEVLAGALTQAKEARLAILDVIDEAIDVPDEMSPFAPRVITVKVPVDKIGEVIGPKGKMINQIQDETGADISIEDDGTVYIGATDGPSAEAARAAINAIANPHVPEIGERFVGTVVKTTTFGAFVSLSPGKDGLLHISQIRRLVGGKRVENVEDVLAIGQKVQVEIGEIDPRGKLSLHAVVEDEGAGDDA comes from the coding sequence ATGGAGGGTCCCGAGATCCAGTTCGCCGAGGCCGTGATCGACAACGGTCGCTTCGGCACCCGCACCGTCCGCTTCGAGACGGGCCGCCTGGCCAAGCAGGCCGCCGGCGCCGTCGTCGCCTACCTCGACGGCGACACCATGCTCCTGTCGGCAACGACGGCCGGCAAGTACCCGAAGGACCACTTCGACTTCTTCCCCCTGACGATCGACGTCGAGGAGCGCCAGTACGCCGCGGGCAAGATCCCCGGCTCGTTCTTCCGTCGTGAGGGCCGCCCCTCGACCGAGGCCATCCTCGCGTGCCGTCTCGTCGACCGCCCGCTGCGCCCGCTCTTCGTCAAGGGCCTGCGCAACGAGGTCCAGGTCGTCCTCACCGTCATGGCGATCCACCCGGACGACTCGTACGACACGCTCGCGATCAACGCCGCCTCGGCGTCGACGCAGCTCTCCGGCCTGCCGTTCTCGGGCCCCGTCGCCGGTGTGCGCATCGCGCTCATCGACGGCCAGTGGGTCGCGTTCCCGCGCTACTCCGAGCGTGAGCGCGCGACCTTCGACATGGTCGTCGCCGGCCGCGTCGTCGGTGACGACGTCGCGATCGCGATGATCGAGGCCGAGGCCCCCGAGGCGTCGTGGAACCTCATCCACGACGAGGGCGCCGTCGCGCCGACCGAGGAGGTCGTCGCCCAGGGTCTCGAGGCGTCGAAGCCCTTCATCAAGGCGCTCGTCGAGGCTCAGGTCGCGCTCGCGCAGGCCGCGGCCAAGGAGACCCAGGTCTTCCCGACGTTCCCCGACTACCAGGCCGACGCGTTCGCGGCCGTCGAGGCCGCGGCGACCGCCGCCCTCGGGGACGCTCTCTCGATCGCGGACAAGCAGGACCGCGAGAACCGCCTCGACGAGATCAAGGCTGAGATCGTCGCGCAGCTCTCGGGCGACTTCGAGGGTCGCGAGAAGGAGCTCTCGGCGGCGTACCGCTCGCTGCAGAAGCAGCTCATCCGCCAGCGCATCCTCACGGACGGCTTCCGCATCGACGGCCGTGGCCTGCGGGACATCCGCACGCTCTCGGCCGAGGTCGAGGTCCTCCCGCGCGTCCACGGCTCGGCGCTCTTCGAGCGTGGCGAGACGCAGATCCTCGGTGTGACGACGCTCAACATGCTCCGCATGGAGCAGCAGCTCGACACGCTCGCCCCCGAGACGCGCAAGCGCTACATGCACCACTACAACTTCCCGCCCTACTCGACCGGCGAGACCGGCCGCGTGGGCTCGCCCAAGCGCCGCGAGATCGGCCACGGCGCGCTCGCCGAGCGCGCGATCGTGCCCGTGCTCCCGGGCCGCGAGGACTTCCCCTACGCGATCCGCCAGGTGTCCGAGGCTCTCGGCTCCAACGGCTCGACGTCGATGGGCTCCGTCTGCGCCGCGACCCTGTCGCTGCTCAACGCCGGTGTCCCGCTGCGCGCGCCCGTCGCGGGCATCGCCATGGGCCTCGTCTCCGACACCGTGAACGGCGAGACCCGCTACGCGGCGCTCACCGACATCCTCGGTGCCGAGGACGCGTTCGGCGACATGGACTTCAAGGTCGCCGGCACGCGCAAGTTCGTCACGGCCATCCAGCTCGACACGAAGCTCGACGGCATCCCCGCCGAGGTTCTCGCCGGTGCGCTCACGCAGGCGAAGGAGGCTCGCCTCGCGATCCTCGACGTCATCGACGAGGCCATCGACGTGCCGGACGAGATGTCGCCGTTCGCCCCGCGCGTCATCACCGTGAAGGTCCCCGTCGACAAGATCGGCGAGGTCATCGGCCCGAAGGGCAAGATGATCAACCAGATCCAGGACGAGACCGGCGCGGACATCTCGATCGAGGACGACGGCACCGTGTACATCGGTGCCACCGACGGCCCGTCCGCCGAGGCCGCGCGCGCGGCGATCAACGCGATCGCCAACCCGCACGTCCCCGAGATCGGTGAGCGCTTCGTCGGCACCGTCGTCAAGACGACGACGTTCGGCGCGTTCGTCTCGCTGTCGCCCGGCAAGGACGGTCTGCTGCACATCAGCCAGATCCGTCGCCTCGTCGGCGGCAAGCGTGTCGAGAACGTCGAGGACGTCCTTGCGATCGGCCAGAAGGTCCAGGTCGAGATCGGCGAGATCGACCCGCGCGGCAAGCTGTCGCTCCACGCGGTCGTCGAGGACGAGGGCGCCGGGGACGACGCCTGA